CATCATGTCTTTTACAGAGGGGTGTAGTTAGAGGTAGCGGTGTAGCTGGGGGTGTAGCAACAGTTTGTCCTCTTGTGCCTAATGGCAATATAATGTTTAGTTCTTGCTCGGCAGCATTACTCATAGGATTGGACTATTAGACATACCCAGGTATTTTCATCATGAATGTCTTATTCGTTGAAGGTTTTTCTAAAACTCTATCCTTCATTGCTTTATTTATCACCATTGTCTCACAACACAGAGTTTTCATTTCACGTTAATTATTTGAAATGCATGTGAGCGTGTACCTTAGTAATGCCATGCAACAAGGTCGAGGAAGGGTGAGATGCTGTGTAAATACCTGCTCAGTATGGGTAGGTGATCTTCTTGTGCATGTCTCTCTACCTGAAGCAGTGTGGCTGCTCCTTTGTGAGAATGGTCTTGTTGGCGAGGAAGAGCCTGTTCTCACAGCAATATTGTGGCTGAGTGATCGTTTCCTAGTAACTGCTATGGCGGAAGAAGCTTGTGACGGGGAAACGGAGTCCTGTAGTCCATGTCTTAGTATATATTGAGGGAGAGGCAAGAGTGGCATAACCGGGAGCTAAGTTATCACCAGGACCCTGTAAAGGAGCACGGTACTCCTCCATGGAGTCGTCTCTTCTTTGGAGCAATAGGAGTGATAGGGAAATCTGCTGTACCTGTAGTTTCCAAGCTCGTGGTCTGTGTGATGTGCCTTGTGTAGAACATACAGTCTATGGCAAGAGCTGTACGAGGGCGGGAGGGGACAGAGTCGAGGGGCAGTGAGAGACAAATGTATCTTCCTTCTTTGTATGGAGATGTAAGGACGTGTAGTCCGTACTGTGGTGGTGGTACAGATTAACTATAAATGGTCTGGGCAACTGGCATGATATTTCCTGTGAATGGCAGAGATTGAGTATAGACATACACTTTACATTAAGGTCTGGGAATCACGTATCTTCCAAGTTGCCCATGTGCTGAAGAAGGATGATGGTGTCCTTGAGTTGATACTTTGATGACTGAGTCTTTGTGGGAGCCATGTGTTGCTTATGCACTGGAGAACATTTGCCATTTCTCTGACTTAGTGTGATGAGCAGAGAATCTCTTTGGACCCATCTGTGTTGTGATTGTTGTTCTTGGGTGAGGAGAACTGTGTGTGCAACATCTCCTTCAGTGGTGTCTGTCTGCAAAGGAAGCTTTCCTGTTGTGTGATGTTTGGGCAGGGTGAAAAACCTGTGTGTCTCCAGAGACAGGGCAGTTGAAAAAGTTTGCTGTGGTATAATGCGAGATGTCTAAAAGGTGTAAAGATGTTGTAAAAGTTCCATTCGTCCTAGATGTTAGATGAGACCCACATTTGTGGTTCTCTGCATTTTCCCTTTTTGATTGTCCAAAGAACCTACATTGAGGAAGGGTGGGGCTGGTCTTTGGTGTGAGCTCCTGTGTGAGTGTCCTGTGGGTTTTTTACCTACTAGATACCGTTCCTCTGTACCTACTAGAGCTGAGACATCTGACATCTCAAGTTCTGATTCCTTCACTTCTGTAGATTTCCCATTCTTGCCTTGCTGGTTGTCCAGGTCTAAAGCTGGGCCTCATTGTGCCTGGTCATGCCCCCAAAACATTAACAGATCTCTTGTAACTGTTGGGCTGGGGGAACAGCTTCCACCCCTCCTGGAAGGTGTTCATTTGCCAAGACAAAGACTTTGACAGAGCCCAGTTTCCCTCAGGTGTCACTGAATGAAATGCTCTGTTGCCTGTGGCCGCCATATGGCCAGTAGCTGGATGTTGTGCGTGGTGCAAGCAAAGGCTGTGAATGCCGAGTGAGGAGGGTGAGGGGCTGGCTTTGGACTAGGGAAACAGTGGGTCAGTGTGGGTTTGGGTGGGCCATGGTTTGGTTTCATGGCTGGTGCCAAGGCCTGTGCCACTGATGTTGTGATGCTGGTTTCCCCGTGCTGAAAGGCGATTCCAGTCCTCCAGTCATAAAGTGTTTGTGCAGTAACTGTGCCTGTAGAACCATCATGTGTGTGTAGAATGGTTTCTAATTGAATTGAGTATGAAAGCTCCTTTCTCCATCTGTGTCGCCCTGTCACTTTACAATGGAGAGTTTCTTTCAGTCATAATGAGGCTTTCTTTCAGGCCTTTGTTTCCTGGAAGGTCATGGTACCTTTTGTACATTTCTGGAGAGTTCTTCATGCTTTTGAATCCGTGAGTGTTGTTTCTGCAGCAAATACTTGCTCCAACAAACTAAGAGAGAACTTTATTTGtgaggaaaaggaagcagaagctgaaagagaatGTATTGTAACTTCTCAGAAGATTCAGCTTGAGAAGGAGGCCCATGAGAAGGTGCTTACACATATGGTTTCATATGTGTGGGAGATGAGCAGGGCACAGATTAGAAATATTGCCCAGAGCTGATGACTGTTTCTTAAACTGAACCCCCCTGCTGTGTAGTCCAGAATAAGACTTTAGGGCAGCACTTGAGATCTCAGGGACTTCCAAGTGCTCTCCAGGATGAATTCCCATGCCTGCAGTGAAGATTGAGACATCTTCCCGGTGAGTTCCTCTGAATCCACTTTCTCTTTGAATGCTTCCTTGCCTTACTTGTCtgatttgtgggtttgttttcctttccctggtCTCCTATGGATGTACGTTTATCTGTAGCAATCAGCATGGCTTTGTTCAGCCATGGGTGTGTGGTGTGTTGGTGCCTCTTGCTGATGCTCGATCGGGTGTGCAAGGCAGGAGCTGTGAGGGAATCTTTGTGTTCTGTTCTTGTTGGTGGGGAATAGAGGGAACGATGACCTTAGCAGGAGTCGCATCTCTGTGGAACAGTGCGTGTGATAAAAGAGGGGAGGAGCTTCCCCCTAAGCCATAAATTTGATGTCTCCTTAGCTGTTGGATGAGTGCTCCTCTTTCATTTTGGCCATTTATCATTCCTGTGGTTTAGAATCCTTGTTTATCTCCTGGAAGTGGTGGTGAGGATTCAAATGTACTTGTGTTCTTGGTGCGATCGTGCTGCATTCTCCTCTCGTGATCTGTTTTTGCCAATTCTGAGAAGGTCAGGAGCAAACCTGCTGGTTGTGTAGGTTTGGTGAGAAGACAGGGGAGCTCTGTGTGTGAGGCTGCAGATGAAGAGACGGTCATTTCCGTACCTGTCATAGTTAACACGAGCGTGTGCCTCATGGAGTACCTAATGGTGTATCATTCCTGTGCTTTGAACCTCACAAAAAACTCACCTTCCCTTCCTCATACATGTATTGTCCATGTTCTAGATACTGTGTCTTGGCAAGTGGCCTTTTTACTATATGTTCTTGCAAATTAAGAGGGTCAAAGAATACCGTGCAATGGTGTCACCATCCACTTAGTGGACTCGTGATGGTACGTTTAGTATgatctcaaaagtgcaaaattaaggcgACCAACACCAAAGGGCATTGcatcaaacagtgaaactttattgtgttgcccatgaAGCAGCACATGATAGTTAGAGATACGTGAAAGAAAGTCAagtttagaaagaagagaaagacaggttatagctaccactgctgatctcaagaCGTCCTAACAGTCCTGTATCCAGCCAGTGCTCTGTTGTCAGTCGTCATGattcttggtggggaagcttcaaattttcctttccaagaaGTCATCTTCTATGCTTAGTAAGACACCTTGCCGCTCCTCTGCCTCAGGCACCTCCACCCTTCTCGGAATTCAATTATCATATCTCTCTACCTCTCTCAAGTGTGGCTCCCACGCatgcacagggggactgtccaaGGCGTGGTCAGTCTCAGAGGTGGGTAGCCTgcaaccaggaggtgtgttttgggatgataatgaagcaaagtttgtctaaagttcatgatttcttcatcgatgttatggcaacagttgggATCCACCTCTTTGACAGTAGCTCTGGGGTTATCTCCAATGGCTCCAGCTAGGCCCCGGTACCGAAGAACAGCACCACACTCTTTGTACCGCACAGTTCTGTATTCAGGAGCctttgcaccacattccactcttGGGATCGGCAATTGTGGTTCAAACAGGCTGTTGTTGGGTGCCTCACtctccatgtccctgatgacaatgtggAGACAAGGGTGATCTGACTGACTTGTACAAATGGTGAGAAATCAAATATTCTCCATGGTAAGGACAAATTGTCTGTGCAACTTTTCTTTGGCTGgaggagattttaaaattatgaagatTAGAGACAACCATGTGAGCTGTGAGCAGAGTCTCGGGGTGCTGTGTGTGAGGAGGAAGTTGTGTTTTGTGGATATCAGGATTTATTGGTGGCCTTCTGCAAATGAGTCTAAAGGTGTCTTATCTTCGGATATCGCCTTGCTTGGAGTGGCCAGATGGCCAAGTTGTGAGTTCATTTCTTTCCCATTGCACACTGTTCCCTGTGATGGAATGGCCTCAAAGcattgagaagagaggtttgtgTGCTCCCTCCAGCTGGGTGATGCATCTTGACTGATGCCAAGGCCTCTGCCACTCTGCCTTATCCCATGTTCCGAAAAAGGATGACACACCTTTGATGAATTTGTCTGCAAGCAACAGCCATAGACGTGCAAACATGCTTCAGGAGCCCCGTTTCTAGGTATTACTGTGGGAAATGTCATTTCTCCAGCTGTATGTCCTTGTAAGACTGTGCTGTGGAGTTTCATCCTGGTTGTATTGAGCTTTTCCCAGCCTTTATCAACGTTCAGATGTTCTTAATGGCTCTTGCTCATATGAAGTAACTGCTGATGTTTTGTTGGTATTAAAATTGCTGGGACTGTATGGGACAGGAGGTTATTTTTGTCAGAAATTTCTGGGTTTGGTGCTTGTTATTTGAAGCATATGCAAGGAAGCTACTCATTTGTTGCATCCTCATGGCTGATACAGCTTTTCCTGTCAGTAGTATTTCGAGGAATCGATGGAAACATTGCATTCCCAATTACAGAGTCACGTGTCCTCCGGATTGCTCATGTGCTGAAGAGTGATGGTGTCTTTGAGGTGATAGTGAGGACTGAGTCTTTAACTGAGCTGCATATCACTTATGCTCTCTAAAGCATTACAGATTTCTTCAAATAAGTGTGACGAGCAGAGAATTCCCTATGCATGCACCTGTGTTGGGATCCTTGTTGTCCTTAAGGAGATGTTGTGTGGGAAACCTTTCTTTCAACGACGTCTGTCTGCAAAGTTATCTTccctgttgggtgctgttggagCACGCTGAAGCATTCTGTCCGCACAGAGCCAGGGTGGGTGGAAGAGTTCACTGTGCTGTAGTTTGATATGTCTAGAAGGTAGGTGTAAATGTTGAGTTTCTCCTAGTTTCATATGAGCTCCATACCTGCGGTCCTGTGCATCTTCCGTCTCCTATTGTCCAGAGAAATTCCTTTGAGAACTGTGGCTGTCGTCTGTGCTGTAATCTCCTGTTTGATCCTCCCACATAATTCTTACCAACTAGATACTCTTCATTTGGACCTACTACAGTTCACAGAATCTGAAATAGGAGGCTGATTCCTTCACGATGTGGGTTTCACattctttccttgtttcttctcATGCTCTAAAACTGCCTCAGTTTGGCTAGAGAGTCTTGAAAGGAGGATCTGTTAAAAGTATCAGGCTGGGGAGCAGTTTCCATTCCTAACGCGATGGTGTTCAACTGACAGGACAAAGACTTTGCTATAGAATCACAAGATCATCTTGGATGGAAAAGAGCTTGcagatcatgcagtccaaccattaacctcacactggcctttctcagctccaccagatccctcagcgctgggtcaactcaactctccaacccctccagggatggggactccccccctgccctgggcagcccattccaacgcccaacagccccttctgcacagaaatccttcctcagagccagcctgaccctgccctgggcagcttgaggccattccctcttctcctattgcttgttacttggttcaagaaactcatccccacctctctgcaacctcctttcatgtatttgtagagggccaggaggtctcccctcagcctcctcttctccagactaaacccccccagttccctcagccgctccccagcagacctgtgctccagaccctgccccagctccgttgcccttctctggacacggtcgagtcactcaatgtcctttatgtaatgaggggcccaaaactgaacccagtcattgaggtgcggcctcaccagtgccgagtacaggggtcatatcccttccctgtccctgctggccacgcccgTGCTGATGCAAGTCAGGATAACTttgaccttcttggccacctgagcacaccgctggctcctgttcagccggctgtcagtcaaccccccccccagttcctctctgactggcagctctccagccactcctccccaagcctgtagcactgatgggggttgttgtggcccaaggtcAGCACCCAGCGTTTGGCCTTATTTGGccactcccccagttgggctcagcccatggctccagcctgtccaggtctctctgcagagcctccctaccctcgagcagataaatactcccacccagctgggtgtcatctgcaaactgactgagggtgcactcgatcccctcgtctaggtcatcaataaagatgttaaacaggagcggccccaacactgagccctgggggacaccactagtgaccggctgccaactggatttaactccgttcaccaccactctttaggcccggccatccagccagtttcttacccagcgaagtgtgtgcccatccaagccacgagcaaaCAGTTTTTCCAGGGCAGTGTAGTGAAAAACGgcgtcaaaggccttactaaatcaaggtagacaacgtccacagcctttccctcatccaagaaGCAGATCACCCTgccgtagaaggagatcaggtttgtcaagcaggacctgcctttcctaaccCGTTCTGACTGAgactgatcatctggttgtcccgcacgtgctgtgtgatggtactcaggatgagctcatccatcagcttcccgggcatgGAAGTCAAGCTCACAGGCCTgcaatttcccagatcatccttcctaCCCTTCTTATATAGGGGAATAACTGGCTGATTtgcaatctgttgggacctcctgagtcagccagggctgctggcaAAGTGGCTTGGTGATcaacccagccagctccttcggCACCCAGGGGGGAATCCCATTTGGTCCTATAGagttgtgtatgtctgtgtgatgcagtaaaTATACTCTGATTCCCTGAAGGAAATGCTCTTTCACTGGCGGCTGATGTTTGGCCAAGAGCTGGATATGGCCCATGGTGCAACTAAAGGCTGTGAACGCAGAGCAAGGAGGGTGAGGGGGGCTTTGAACTAAGACGGGTCATAGTGGTTTTGTCTGTGCAATGCTTTGACCTCACGCGCGGTGCCAAGGCCTGTGCCATTTGCGTTATGGTGCGAGCTTTGCTGTCCATAAGGCAGCGGTAATGCGCTGGCAATCAGGTGCGTGAGCACAAGCTGTACCCGGAGCAAGGCTGCGTGGGTCCGAGCCCTTGGAAGTGCCGGGCGAAGGCGCCTTTGCCCGCTGTGCCAGAGCCCGGCCCCCGGGAGCGCGGCCATCGGGCGGCTGCGGTGGCGTCGCGGCGCCTCCGGGTGCCGCTGttggccgcggggagcggcgctggAGCCGGAGCCGGCGCCGCGTCCTGCCCCCGCCGGCTGCTCGCTCGCCCGGCGCCGGCCAGAGCGGCAGCGGCGCGGGCAGCAGAGGCGAgaggcggcgcggcgcggggagcagcggcgTCCGAGCCGGCGCCGAGCTCGCTGCCCTCCGGCGGCCCCTGCGCTCGGTGCGGAGAGCGGCTGGAAGGGCGGCAgggcagcggcgggagggaggagcGCGGCGAGCGCTGGCGAGGatggcgggcgggcggcggcagagCCGGCGGCGAGCAGCCgggccagtgctgctgcccgCTCTGCTGCTGGGCTTGTGCTGCCGGGCGGCGCCGGAGCGGATCCGCTACGCCATCCCcgaggagctgggcagaggctcGCTGGTGGGGCCGCTGGCGCGGGACCTGGGGCTGAGCCCGGCGGAGCTGCCGGCACGCAAGCTGCGGGTGGCGACTGCCGCTGAAAGGCAGCTGAAATACTTCTCGGTGAGCGCGGAGAGCGGGGAGCTGTACGTGAGCGAGAGGCTGGACCGGGAGGAGATGTGCGGCGAGGCGGCGTCCTGCTCCGTCAGCTTCGAGGCGCTGGTGCAGAACCCGCTCAACGTTTTCCACGTCGAGGTGGACATCCAGGACGTCAACGACAACTCCCCGCGCTTCCTGCGGGACACTTTCCAGCTGGAGATCAACGAGTTGACTTCTCCCGGCGCCCGCTATTATTTAGGCATGGCCGAGGACCCGGACGTGGGCAGCAACGCGCTGCAGGGCTACGAGCTGGAGAAAAACGGGTACTTCGCGGTGGAGGTGAAGCAGAGCCAAGACGGCAGCAAGTTCGCGGAGCTGGTGCTGCGCCGGGCGCTGGACCGGGAGAGCGAGCAGAGCCTGCGGCTGGTGCTGACGGCGCTGGACGGCGGCGACCCGCCCCGGAGCGGCACCGCCCAGCTCTGCATCAACGTCACCGACgccaacgacaacgcgcccgtgTTCGCGCAGGACCGGTACCGCGCCAGCCTGCGCGAGGACGCGCCGCCGGGCTCGACGGTGCTGCACGTGTCCGCCTCCGACGCCGACGCGGGCTCCAACGCCCGCATCACCTACGGCTTCGGGGAAACGCCGGCCAAGGTGCTTCAGAAGTTCGTGGTGGACGCGGAGAGCGGGACGGTCACGCTGCAGGAGGCGCTGGACTTCGAGGAGACACGAGCGTTCAGCCTGGCCGTGGAGGCGAGGGACGGCGGCGGCCTGGTGGCCCACTgcgaggtggaggtggaggtgctggacgtgaacgacaacgcgcccgaaATCACGCTGTTGTCGGTGTCGAGCCCGGTGCCCGAGGACGCGCCGGTGGGCACGGTGGTGGCCCTGCTGAACGTGATGGACCGCGACTCCGGGGAGAACGGTCAGGTGTCGTGCGAGCTGTCGGGCGAGGCGCCGCTGTCGCTGGTGGCGTCGTCGTCGGGCGGCTCGTACAAGGTGGTGACGGCGAGCGCGCTGGACCGGGAGCAGGCGGGCGAGCACCGGGTGACGGTGGTGGCCCGCGACCGGGGCAGCCCGGCGCTGTCCGGGCGCGCGGCGCTGGTGCTGGAGGTGtcggacgtgaacgacaacgcgccggtgTTCGAGGAGGCCGCCTACAGCGCCTACGTGGCGGAGAACAACGCGGCGGGCGCGCCGGTGCTGCGCGTGCGCGCGCGGGACGCGGACGCGGGCGCCAACGGGCGCGTGAGCTACtggctggcgggcggcagcgcgggcgcgGCGCCCTACGTGTCGGTggaggcgcggagcggcgcggtgTACGCGCAGCGCTCCTTCGACTACGAGCAGTGCCGCGAGTTCGCGGTGGCGGTGCGGGCGCAGGACGGCGGGGCGCCGGCGCGGAGCTCGACGGCCACGGTGCGCGTCTTCGTGCTGGACCGCAACGACAACGCGCCGCGGGTGCTgtggccggcggcgggcgcggggccgggcgcggtcgcggcggggccggcgccgttCGAGGTGGTGCCGCGGTCGGCCGAGGCCGGGTACCTGGTGGCCAAGGTGGTGGCGGTGGACGCGGACGCGGGGCGCAACGCGTGGCTGTCGTACGAGCTGGTGCAGGCGCCGGAGCCGGCGCTGTTCCGCGTGGGGCCGCACAGCGGCGAGGTGCGGACGGCGCGCGCCGTGTCGGAGCGGGACGCGGCCAAGCAGCGGCTGGTGGCCGTGGTGAAGGACCACGGGCAGCCGGCGCTGtcggccacggccacgctgcaCGTGGTGCTGGCCGAGAGCTTGCAGGAGGCGCTGCCGGAGCTGAgcgagcgggcggcgggcgccgACTCGGCGGCGGAGCTGCAGTTCTACCTGGTGCTGGCGCTGGCGCTCCTCTCCGCCCTGTTCCTGCTGAGCGTGGCGCTGGCCGTGCTGGcgcggctgcgccgggccgggccgcccgccgtcCTGCGCTGCCTGGGCGCGCAGCGCTtctccgcggccggcgccgccttCCCGGCCGACTTCTGCGAGGGCACCTTGCCCTACTCCTACAACCTGtgcgcggcgccgggccgcgccgtggCCGAGGGCGCttggctgccgccgccgccgccgctgcccagcCTGCCCGCGGAGGAGCTTCTCGGCGGGGAGCGCTGCGGGAAGCGGAGCCCGAGCAGCAGCGCCGGCGCGGGAGAGCCGCCCGCCGAGCCCGACGCACCGCAGGTCTGTGAGCCCGCGCGCTCTCGCTCTTCCCCTTCGGCCGGGCGGAGCCGTCGTGCCTCTGGCCCGGGCTCTTCCGCGGCTGCTGTGCGCGGGGAGCGCTCCTCCGGCTGCCCGGGAGGGAAGGAACGAGCGGGGGATGCCCcttgctctgccagcaggcaggcagccgcGGCACTCCGTGCTCTGCCGGCGGCCGCAGGCTCAGCTTCACCCGACAAATTCTGATACCAACCCGTCTTTGAGTTGGTACCGGTGATGGCTGTATACTGAGCATTGTGCGTGAGAGGGACGGGAGAATGTGGTGGGCGCTTCTTGGTGGAGACTCCCCCTTCCTCGTCGCTTTTTCCCCAAACCGATGCACCCGAACCTGCTCGATAGCTGCATGTAAAATTGTTGATTTCCCGTTGAATGTTTTATCCATGAACTCAGAACT
This genomic interval from Athene noctua chromosome 12, bAthNoc1.hap1.1, whole genome shotgun sequence contains the following:
- the LOC141965141 gene encoding protocadherin gamma-B5-like codes for the protein MAGGRRQSRRRAAGPVLLPALLLGLCCRAAPERIRYAIPEELGRGSLVGPLARDLGLSPAELPARKLRVATAAERQLKYFSVSAESGELYVSERLDREEMCGEAASCSVSFEALVQNPLNVFHVEVDIQDVNDNSPRFLRDTFQLEINELTSPGARYYLGMAEDPDVGSNALQGYELEKNGYFAVEVKQSQDGSKFAELVLRRALDRESEQSLRLVLTALDGGDPPRSGTAQLCINVTDANDNAPVFAQDRYRASLREDAPPGSTVLHVSASDADAGSNARITYGFGETPAKVLQKFVVDAESGTVTLQEALDFEETRAFSLAVEARDGGGLVAHCEVEVEVLDVNDNAPEITLLSVSSPVPEDAPVGTVVALLNVMDRDSGENGQVSCELSGEAPLSLVASSSGGSYKVVTASALDREQAGEHRVTVVARDRGSPALSGRAALVLEVSDVNDNAPVFEEAAYSAYVAENNAAGAPVLRVRARDADAGANGRVSYWLAGGSAGAAPYVSVEARSGAVYAQRSFDYEQCREFAVAVRAQDGGAPARSSTATVRVFVLDRNDNAPRVLWPAAGAGPGAVAAGPAPFEVVPRSAEAGYLVAKVVAVDADAGRNAWLSYELVQAPEPALFRVGPHSGEVRTARAVSERDAAKQRLVAVVKDHGQPALSATATLHVVLAESLQEALPELSERAAGADSAAELQFYLVLALALLSALFLLSVALAVLARLRRAGPPAVLRCLGAQRFSAAGAAFPADFCEGTLPYSYNLCAAPGRAVAEGAWLPPPPPLPSLPAEELLGGERCGKRSPSSSAGAGEPPAEPDAPQVCEPARSRSSPSAGRSRRASGPGSSAAAVRGERSSGCPGGKERAGDAPCSASRQAAAALRALPAAAGSASPDKF